The sequence GAACATCTGATAATCGAAATGTCTTTCGTTGATACTTTCGGTTCATCCCCACGCCTGTGGGGAACATACACAAAAGCATACAGAATATAAGAGAGGTCTCGGTTCATCCCCACGCCTGTGGGGAACATAGAGGCATGCGCCACGGCAGCAAGCGGCCTGACGGTTCATCCCCACGCCTGTGGGGAACATCCGACGGGATTACCGATATAAAGTTGTATGATCGGTTCATCCCCACGCCTGTGGGGAACATACCCTTTGAAATGCCTCTTCCGCCTGCAATGCCGGTTCATCCCCACGCCTGTGGGGAACATTTGGTTGAGCTTTCCACCGCGGAACCCTGAATCGGTTCATCCCCACGCCTGTGGGGAACATCAGGCAACCGCAGTCCCCCATGTAGCCGCCTTCGGTTCATCCCCACGCCTGTGGGGAACATATTACCTATGAATTACACGACAAACTTGATGCCGGTTCATCCCCACGCCTGTGGGGAACATGTGGTTACCAATTTTGGTGCCGGTTATTTAAGCGGTTCATCCCCACGCCTGTGGGGAACATGATAGAGGCCATACAAGGAAGCTTTTCCGAAGTGGTTCATCCCCACGCCTGTGGGGAACATTGCGGCGATTTCAGACAGCCTTTTTAAAACAACGGTTCATCCCCACGCCTGTGGGGAACATTGGGAGGTGATGATTTATGCAGCAGGTTCCACCGGTTCATCCCCACGCCTGTGGGGAACATATCACACACGGGACGGGAAACAACCAGTTAGGCGGTTCATCCCCACGCCTGTGGGGAACATAAAATCGGAAATGAACGATGGGGCAACCTGATCGGTTCATCCCCACGCCTGTGGGGAACATATTAATTCTCCCAGGGCCTTGTCCTGATTGGCCGGTTCATCCCCACGCCTGTGGGGAACATGAGGATATCGTTTCTGCCGTGGCGAGACCGTCCGGTTCATCCCCACGCCTGTGGGGAACATAACAGGCAGTGCGTGGTATGCGAGTCTGTAACCGGTTCATCCCCACGCCTGTGGGGAACATTCCTCATCCCGCGCAGGCGCTGCAAAGATCATCGGTTCATCCCCACGCCTGTGGGGAACATATTTCGAGGCAATGGTACCCATAGAGGATTGCCGGTTCATCCCCACGCCTGTGGGGAACATTTTATGGGCGCTTCGCATCCATCGCATGTCGCCGGTTCATCCCCACGCCTGTGGGGAACATACTTCTTGTATCTCCTTGAATTTATATTCAATTTTCAAAGAGCAATTTTCTACCAAAAAAATGACAGTCAATCTGAAGCCTCTAAGATGTTTTCTTTCCCATCCTCCGGCAAGAAAGATACCAGCTTGATCCCATCCATTTCTACAGGGATGCGGCGGTTTGCCCCTAAAGTCATGAAGTCAAAGCCGGATTCAGTATTGGTACTCCAGGCCATCACTGCGTTGCCGTCCTCGATTCCTTTTTCGATCTGATCCCAGATCATCTCGCGTACGCGTCGCGATACTTTACCGATGTAAACACCGGCGCGAACTTCCAAGAGCCATATGGCCAGACGCCCTCTCAGACGCGGAGGCGCGTTTTCAACCACGGTGACCATCATCGCCGATACCCTCCTTGTTCGGAATAGCGATCTCGACCGCTTCTTCATGGGGCTTAGGTACTTTGACTTCTCCAGCCGCCAGCACCTCTTCAATGGTCGGGATAATTCGGTGCAGCAACCGGCTTTGACGAAAGACGTCCCGGCACGCCAGACGCACCTCACGTTCAGGTGAGTTCGGTTTCCTCGAAGCGGTGCGGAATGCTACGGGAATGACGGTTTCGAATTTGAAGATGTCGGCTATATCGTAGACGAAGGATTGAGGTTTTCCCGTATGGATGAAACCGATCGCCGGGGCATATCCCGCTGCCAGGATGGATGCTTCACAGATCCCGTAAAGACAGGCCGTCGCCGAACTTAAGCAACGGTTTGGAATATCTCCACTGCCCCACTCGTTATAATCATAGTTGCGGCTTTTCCACTCAACCTTGTATTGCCGCGCCATGAGTTCATACATCTTGCGAACCCGTACGCCTTCAATTCCCCGCAACTGCTCAACACTGCGCCTTTCCGGTGGGTCTTCCTTGAACCTCATGGCGTACATCTTCCGGACTACCTTCAAGCGGGCAGCGTCATCCAGCGCCAATTTTGCCTGGTACAGCAGACGATCCGCACGAGCGCCCCCGGGCTGTCCCGAAGCATATAGACGGACGCCGCCGTCACCGACCCAGACCAGCAGGCATCCGACCCTCGATGCCAATGTGACAGCCGCATGGGAAACCCGCGTCCCCGGCTCCAGCATCAGGCAGGCCACACCCCCGACGGGGATATGAGTGCGGACGCCGGTCTTATCAACCACGACAAATGCGCCGTCCAGTACATCAAGATTGCCCTTTTCCACAAAGATGATAGATACGCGATCTTTTATCGGTATGGGTTTCAAGGGAGGTAGAATTTGTTCAGTCATAGATTGTTCTCCATTGCTTTGATACTTTTTTCTCTTCACTCCGACTTCGGCTTTTCTTCCGACTTATCAATTTCCCGCCGCACCCGGTTGGATTCCTTCTTGGCCGCCTTCTTCCGGCCCCAATAAGCGCCGCGTCCTCTCTTTGAGCCGGAGTGCTGGGGTTTTTGAGACTGATTTGTCATGTGAATACACCCTGTCTTCTTCTACGCTTTCAGTCGTTTCCTGCTCTCCGGTTCGCTCAGGTAATTTTCCGGCGAGACGACCCGTTTGCCGGTTTTCTTTTCAAGGTCTTTTCGCGCCTTTCCCGCAACCCCTCCGCCTTTCCGTGCGGCTGTCTTGCTTTCATGGAAGCCCTGCGCGTCATCAACCCTGGTTATTTCCGTGGTCGCCGCCTCGCCGAGCATCGAGAAGATCAGTTCCAGGTCGGTCATGTGGTCCCGCAGGTTTTCCCGTTTCAGCCCCTTCAATTCTTTATGCTCGCCGGGTGTAACACCGAACGCTGCTTTTGCGATCTCCGCCGTGAGGATTTTATACTCCTGCTCCTGCTTCACGTCCCGTTTTTTCCAC comes from Deltaproteobacteria bacterium and encodes:
- the cas2e gene encoding type I-E CRISPR-associated endoribonuclease Cas2e produces the protein MMVTVVENAPPRLRGRLAIWLLEVRAGVYIGKVSRRVREMIWDQIEKGIEDGNAVMAWSTNTESGFDFMTLGANRRIPVEMDGIKLVSFLPEDGKENILEASD
- the cas1e gene encoding type I-E CRISPR-associated endonuclease Cas1e yields the protein MTEQILPPLKPIPIKDRVSIIFVEKGNLDVLDGAFVVVDKTGVRTHIPVGGVACLMLEPGTRVSHAAVTLASRVGCLLVWVGDGGVRLYASGQPGGARADRLLYQAKLALDDAARLKVVRKMYAMRFKEDPPERRSVEQLRGIEGVRVRKMYELMARQYKVEWKSRNYDYNEWGSGDIPNRCLSSATACLYGICEASILAAGYAPAIGFIHTGKPQSFVYDIADIFKFETVIPVAFRTASRKPNSPEREVRLACRDVFRQSRLLHRIIPTIEEVLAAGEVKVPKPHEEAVEIAIPNKEGIGDDGHRG